The Pseudomonas sp. R4-35-07 genome contains a region encoding:
- a CDS encoding glyoxalase superfamily protein, whose product MHLGKVTPILRIFDEAKALEFYVDFLGFKVDWQHRFEADFPLYLQVSLAECVLHLSEHHGDASPGAAVRIQAQGIDAYQQQLQAKGYRYAKPGVEETPWGSREMSIKDPFGNRLVFVEEGGE is encoded by the coding sequence ATGCACTTAGGAAAAGTCACCCCCATCCTGCGGATTTTCGACGAGGCCAAGGCGCTGGAATTCTATGTCGACTTCCTCGGGTTCAAGGTCGATTGGCAGCATCGTTTCGAGGCAGATTTTCCGTTGTACCTGCAGGTGTCGCTGGCCGAGTGCGTGCTGCATTTGTCCGAGCATCATGGCGATGCGTCGCCGGGCGCAGCGGTGCGGATCCAGGCGCAGGGGATAGACGCGTACCAGCAGCAATTGCAGGCCAAGGGCTACCGTTATGCCAAGCCTGGCGTGGAGGAAACACCTTGGGGCTCGCGGGAGATGAGTATCAAGGACCCGTTTGGGAATCGGCTGGTATTTGTCGAGGAGGGTGGAGAGTAA